From the genome of Thermococcus sp. M39, one region includes:
- a CDS encoding DUF1102 domain-containing protein has translation MKKVKKLALGIFGLLVAFGLVLGAGANFSDYNASRSVHWHIVPDDDELIDLTPLQPYAYIDNVTGVLVIDFSVNNPNYPGYGNGISPASEYNFDEVFEVSNDLWENVTIVVRITSNSTNVEFYGHEGDVYEVANGTIASSSDTADEDVCFVVAPGDAVKIGLDLSADGDSPGDIWNVAMSIKAYRLGTEPTALVGKCGQP, from the coding sequence ATGAAAAAAGTGAAAAAGTTAGCACTTGGAATTTTCGGCCTTTTAGTGGCCTTTGGTCTCGTGCTCGGTGCGGGGGCCAATTTTAGTGATTACAATGCAAGCAGAAGCGTCCACTGGCACATTGTCCCGGACGATGACGAGCTAATTGATTTAACACCACTGCAACCTTATGCATACATAGATAACGTAACCGGCGTTCTAGTAATTGACTTCTCAGTCAATAATCCAAACTATCCAGGATATGGAAACGGAATAAGCCCAGCAAGTGAGTACAACTTTGATGAAGTCTTTGAAGTAAGCAACGACCTTTGGGAGAACGTGACCATAGTTGTTAGGATAACCTCAAACAGTACCAATGTAGAGTTCTACGGACATGAGGGAGACGTATACGAAGTCGCAAACGGAACCATAGCCAGCTCATCAGATACAGCAGATGAGGACGTTTGTTTCGTAGTTGCACCAGGAGATGCGGTTAAGATTGGTCTTGACTTAAGCGCAGATGGCGACAGTCCAGGAGATATATGGAACGTTGCTATGAGTATAAAAGCTTACAGACTTGGCACAGAACCAACCGCTTTGGTTGGCAAGTGCGGACAGCCGTGA